The genomic window TGAAGAAAGAACTAAATTCGCTTACTGGGCGTATGAGAAAGCCTTTGAGTTGTTAAGTGAGGCAGAATCAGAGGCGAATGAAGAGGAAGAATTCAAAATGCCCTGGAACCAATAATCAATTGAAGTAAAAATGACAGCCATAGTCTGGATCAGAAGAAGCCTCAGAGAACACGACAACACAGCCCTAGTAGAAGCCTCTAAAGAACACGAAAAAGTAATACCCTTCTACTGCGTAGACGAAAACTACTTTGAAAACTCGACTCTAGGCCACCCAAGAGTTAAGTTCTGGCACGACAGCCTGAAAGAACTCAGAGATAATCTAGGCGATGAAAAGGGAAAAGAGCTCATAGTTCGAAAAGGCAAACCCGTCGAAGAACTACAGAAACTAATAAAAGAAACTGATGCGGACGCAGTCTACCATAACAGAGACTATACCCCGTACAGCAGGGAAAGAGACCAGAAAGTTCAAGAAGAACTGGAGATACCTGTTGAGACATTCAAGGACATCGTCATGTTCGAGAAAGAGGAAATACTGACTAACTCAGGAACCCCCTACAAAGTCTACACATACTACAGCAAAAAATGGTTCAAAAACGAAAAGAAGAGACCGCAGGAAGTTAAAGAATACAAGACACCAGAACTAGAATCTGATGAAATCCCCTCGCTGAAAGAATTAGGATACGAAAAACCTGAAGACATGGAAGTCTGGGAAGGCGGAAGAGAAAACGGCCTGGAACGAATAGAAGACTTCAAAGATAAGATCTGGAACTACGACGAAAATAGAGACTATGCATGGAAAGATGCGACCAGCAAACTTTCCCCTCACCTAAAGTTCGGAACAGTCTCAATCAGAGAGGTATTCTGGGAAGCAGAGAGAATCAAAGCCAGAAACCCAAACGACGATACCTCCGGAATCAAGACCTGGCAAGAGGAGCTGGCCTGGCGAGACTTCTACATACAGGTACTCTGGAACTGGCCAGA from Candidatus Nanohalobium constans includes these protein-coding regions:
- a CDS encoding cryptochrome/photolyase family protein, whose product is MTAIVWIRRSLREHDNTALVEASKEHEKVIPFYCVDENYFENSTLGHPRVKFWHDSLKELRDNLGDEKGKELIVRKGKPVEELQKLIKETDADAVYHNRDYTPYSRERDQKVQEELEIPVETFKDIVMFEKEEILTNSGTPYKVYTYYSKKWFKNEKKRPQEVKEYKTPELESDEIPSLKELGYEKPEDMEVWEGGRENGLERIEDFKDKIWNYDENRDYAWKDATSKLSPHLKFGTVSIREVFWEAERIKARNPNDDTSGIKTWQEELAWRDFYIQVLWNWPETTEKPFLEQYEEIEWRSKEEAEEDWEAWINGETGVPFVDAGMRQLKKTGWMHNRLRMVVTSFACKDLWLDWKDVHEYFNKMFIDAEIASMVGGIQWAYSIGTDAQPYFRVFNPFTQGEDYDPDGKYIRKWVPELEDVPDEHIHKPHEMNQIEQENCGVKIGEDYPEPIIDHDEERKKAVERFEDKKD